Proteins from a single region of Candidatus Methylomirabilota bacterium:
- a CDS encoding HNH endonuclease translates to MSDFYAPIDAAALKRERAKARELRASQWWKRRIAAGVCHYCGRAVGRAGLTLDHVVPLGRGGRSTRGNVVPACKACNTKKRSLLPVEWEEYLRRLDVSED, encoded by the coding sequence ATGAGTGACTTCTACGCGCCGATCGACGCGGCCGCGCTCAAGCGCGAGCGCGCGAAGGCGCGGGAGCTCCGCGCGAGCCAGTGGTGGAAGCGCCGGATCGCCGCCGGCGTCTGCCACTACTGCGGCCGCGCGGTCGGCCGCGCCGGTCTCACGCTGGATCACGTCGTCCCGCTGGGCCGCGGCGGCCGGTCCACGCGCGGCAACGTCGTCCCCGCCTGCAAGGCCTGCAACACGAAGAAGCGGTCGCTGCTCCCGGTCGAGTGGGAGGAGTACCTCCGCCGCCTCGACGTCTCCGAAGACTGA
- a CDS encoding ABC-F family ATP-binding cassette domain-containing protein, with protein sequence MIQLEGIAKAYGGEQILRELSWRIPDGERIGLVGPNGAGKTTLCRLLAGLEEPDAGRIARPREATVGYLPQEVTGTAAGSVLAEALSGFEAVWRLEREMEDVAAALAGVPHGPESAELTRRYGELQHRFEAAGGYGLETRAKAILGGLGFRGGDVARPLTEFSGGWRMRAALARLLLLRPSLLLLDEPTNHLDIESLEWLEGFLADYDGTVVLVSHDRYFLNRMVTSIAELGPAGVTAYPGDYDDYLVEREARRELLAARARNQAKRIAEIERFIERFRYQATKARQVQSRIKMLGRVERVEVAREARHIRFAFPAPPRTGRRVAWLAGARKAYGDNVVYAGVDFEIERGERAALVGPNGAGKSTLLRLLAGVLPLDRGERGLGAHVAAHYYAQHQLDALTPSSTVLEELERAAPELGQTRLRTILGTFLFSGDAVDKRIAVLSGGEKARVALARMLVRPAALLCMDEPTNHLDLASREVLEEALARFSGTIVFISHDRYFINRIATKILEVGGGALVPYLGGYDDYLAAKARATLEPGSGQGKPGAARISERHSSGRPPAPPAGSQHDRRAATSGKASRRGDEATRALRELRRRLEAVETQIHALEARIAEIGAALTDPALYTDGARARAVTSERRRAEEQVMWLMREWEELSTALAAHE encoded by the coding sequence TCGGGCTCGTCGGTCCGAACGGCGCCGGCAAGACGACGCTCTGCCGGCTCCTCGCCGGCCTCGAGGAGCCCGACGCGGGCCGCATCGCCCGGCCGCGCGAGGCGACGGTCGGGTATCTCCCCCAGGAGGTCACGGGCACCGCCGCCGGCTCGGTCCTCGCGGAGGCGCTCTCGGGGTTCGAGGCCGTGTGGCGGCTCGAGCGCGAGATGGAGGACGTCGCCGCGGCGCTCGCCGGCGTCCCGCACGGTCCCGAGAGCGCGGAGCTGACCCGGCGCTACGGCGAGCTCCAGCACCGGTTCGAGGCGGCGGGCGGCTACGGGCTCGAGACGCGGGCGAAGGCCATCCTCGGCGGGCTCGGGTTTCGCGGGGGTGACGTCGCGCGCCCGCTCACCGAGTTCTCCGGCGGCTGGCGCATGCGCGCGGCGCTCGCGCGGCTGCTCCTCCTGCGTCCGTCGCTCCTCCTGCTCGACGAGCCGACGAACCACCTCGACATCGAGTCCCTCGAGTGGCTCGAGGGGTTCCTCGCCGATTACGACGGCACCGTCGTGCTCGTCTCGCACGACCGCTACTTCCTGAACCGGATGGTGACGTCCATCGCCGAGCTCGGCCCCGCGGGCGTGACCGCCTACCCCGGCGACTACGACGACTACCTGGTCGAGCGCGAGGCGCGCCGCGAGCTCCTGGCGGCGCGGGCGCGGAACCAGGCCAAGCGCATCGCCGAGATCGAGCGCTTCATCGAGCGCTTCCGCTACCAGGCGACCAAGGCGCGGCAGGTCCAGAGCCGGATCAAGATGCTCGGGCGCGTCGAGCGCGTCGAGGTCGCGCGCGAGGCGCGCCACATCCGCTTCGCCTTCCCGGCGCCGCCGCGCACGGGCCGCCGCGTCGCCTGGCTCGCGGGCGCGCGCAAAGCGTACGGCGACAACGTCGTGTACGCGGGCGTGGACTTCGAGATCGAGCGCGGCGAGCGCGCCGCGCTCGTCGGGCCGAACGGCGCGGGCAAGTCCACGCTGCTCCGCCTGCTGGCGGGCGTGCTCCCGCTCGACCGCGGGGAGCGCGGGCTCGGCGCCCACGTGGCGGCCCACTACTACGCCCAGCACCAGCTCGACGCGCTGACGCCGTCCTCCACCGTGCTCGAGGAGCTGGAGCGCGCGGCGCCGGAGCTCGGCCAGACGCGTCTCCGGACGATCCTGGGCACCTTCCTCTTCTCGGGCGACGCCGTGGACAAGCGGATCGCGGTGCTCTCGGGCGGCGAGAAGGCGCGCGTGGCGCTCGCGAGGATGCTCGTGCGCCCGGCCGCCCTCCTCTGCATGGACGAGCCGACGAACCACCTCGACCTCGCCTCGCGCGAGGTCCTCGAGGAGGCGCTCGCCCGCTTCTCCGGGACGATCGTCTTCATCTCCCACGACCGCTACTTCATCAACCGCATCGCGACGAAGATCCTCGAGGTCGGCGGGGGCGCCCTCGTCCCCTACCTCGGCGGCTACGACGACTATCTCGCGGCGAAGGCGCGCGCGACGCTCGAGCCGGGTTCGGGGCAGGGGAAGCCGGGGGCCGCCCGGATTTCGGAGAGACACTCATCCGGGCGTCCCCCGGCTCCCCCTGCGGGAAGCCAGCACGATCGCCGCGCGGCGACGTCGGGCAAGGCGTCGCGGCGCGGCGACGAGGCGACGCGGGCGCTCCGCGAGCTGCGCCGCCGCCTGGAGGCCGTCGAGACGCAGATCCACGCGCTCGAGGCGCGGATCGCCGAGATCGGCGCGGCGCTGACCGATCCCGCGCTCTACACCGACGGCGCGCGCGCGCGCGCGGTGACCTCGGAGCGGCGACGCGCCGAGGAGCAGGTCATGTGGCTGATGCGCGAGTGGGAGGAGCTCTCGACGGCGCTCGCGGCGCATGAGTGA